The Streptomyces sp. NBC_01353 genome contains a region encoding:
- a CDS encoding Rieske (2Fe-2S) protein yields MNPEATPRRTVLLAGAGSAAALATGCGSDGDGDATASPTPPDTTAPTTSEPATSSPTTEPASSAPAGEALTKTTDIPVAGGTIFKEEKVVVTQPTAGDFKAFSAICTHQGCIVAKVENGTIDCACHGSKFRITDGSVVNGPAARPLPAEEITVSGDSISLA; encoded by the coding sequence ATGAATCCAGAAGCCACGCCCCGCCGTACCGTGCTGCTGGCCGGTGCGGGTTCCGCCGCCGCACTGGCCACCGGCTGCGGCTCGGACGGAGACGGCGACGCGACCGCCTCGCCGACGCCCCCGGACACCACGGCGCCCACGACGTCGGAGCCCGCGACCTCGTCGCCCACGACCGAGCCGGCCTCCTCCGCGCCCGCCGGGGAGGCCCTCACCAAGACCACCGACATTCCGGTCGCCGGGGGCACGATCTTCAAGGAGGAGAAGGTCGTCGTCACCCAGCCCACGGCCGGAGACTTCAAGGCGTTCTCGGCGATCTGCACCCACCAGGGCTGCATCGTCGCCAAGGTCGAGAACGGCACGATCGACTGCGCCTGCCACGGCTCCAAGTTCCGCATCACGGACGGCTCGGTGGTCAACGGCCCGGCCGCGCGCCCGCTCCCTGCCGAGGAGATCACCGTGTCGGGGGACTCGATCAGCCTCGCGTAA
- a CDS encoding pseudouridine synthase, whose amino-acid sequence MRSSSGRNSGNNGGSRGGQSGGRGGSSGGGGRGGSGGGRGGSGGGGGYRGSGGGGGGRDDQKRGGNPRKPRPEERSYDVSGPSEGPKKGRGAAARGGAKGGPKVPQGGTPPRRGPHGQRQAPARSRELDAKIEQRNRERYENRPEIKTPKTFPGAEQEGERLQKVLARAGMGSRRACEELIEQARVEVNGEIVLEQGKRVDPEKDEIKVDGLTVATQSYLFFALNKPAGVVSTMEDPDGRQCLGDYVNNRETRLFHVGRLDTETEGIILLTNHGELAHRLTHPKYGVKKTYLAAITGPLPREVGKVLKEGIQLEDGYARADHFRVVEQIGKNYLVEVTLHEGRKHIVRRMLAEAGFPVEKLVRTAFGPIGLGDQKSGWLRRLTNTEVGMLMKEVGM is encoded by the coding sequence ATGCGAAGCAGCAGCGGCAGGAACAGCGGAAACAACGGCGGGAGCCGTGGTGGCCAGAGCGGCGGCCGTGGCGGCAGCAGTGGCGGCGGCGGCCGTGGCGGCAGCGGCGGCGGCCGTGGCGGCAGCGGTGGAGGTGGCGGTTACCGGGGCTCCGGTGGCGGCGGCGGTGGCCGCGACGACCAGAAGCGCGGCGGCAACCCGCGCAAGCCTCGCCCCGAGGAGCGCTCCTACGACGTGAGCGGCCCGTCCGAGGGCCCCAAGAAGGGTCGCGGCGCCGCGGCCCGCGGAGGCGCCAAGGGCGGCCCCAAGGTCCCCCAGGGCGGCACCCCGCCCCGTCGTGGCCCGCACGGGCAGCGGCAGGCCCCGGCCCGCTCGCGCGAGCTCGACGCCAAGATCGAGCAGCGCAACCGGGAGCGGTACGAGAACCGGCCGGAGATCAAGACCCCGAAGACCTTCCCCGGCGCCGAGCAGGAGGGCGAGCGGCTGCAGAAGGTCCTCGCCCGGGCCGGCATGGGCTCGCGTCGCGCCTGCGAGGAGCTCATCGAGCAGGCCCGCGTCGAGGTCAACGGCGAGATCGTCCTGGAGCAGGGCAAGCGCGTCGACCCGGAGAAGGACGAGATCAAGGTGGACGGCCTGACCGTCGCCACCCAGTCGTACCTCTTCTTCGCGCTGAACAAGCCCGCCGGCGTCGTCTCCACCATGGAGGACCCCGACGGCCGCCAGTGCCTCGGCGACTACGTCAACAACCGTGAGACCCGGCTCTTCCACGTCGGCCGGCTCGACACGGAGACCGAGGGCATCATCCTCCTCACCAACCACGGTGAGCTGGCCCACCGCCTCACGCACCCGAAGTACGGCGTGAAGAAGACCTACCTGGCCGCCATCACCGGTCCGCTTCCCCGCGAGGTCGGCAAGGTGCTCAAGGAGGGCATCCAGCTGGAGGACGGCTACGCCCGCGCCGACCACTTCCGTGTCGTCGAGCAGATCGGCAAGAACTACCTGGTCGAGGTCACGCTGCACGAGGGCCGCAAGCACATCGTGCGCCGGATGCTCGCCGAGGCGGGCTTCCCGGTCGAGAAGCTCGTGCGCACCGCCTTCGGCCCGATCGGGCTCGGCGACCAGAAGTCCGGCTGGCTGCGCCGGCTGACCAACACCGAGGTCGGCATGCTGATGAAGGAAGTCGGCATGTAG
- a CDS encoding ADP-ribosylglycohydrolase family protein, with protein sequence MTTKQAATGSLIGLALGDALGFPTEFNDVPSILAKFGPWREMELPGEKQGKAYVTDDTQMTLAFARGIRTAMDRGVLAPLRLARPVREEFVDWYHSPENNRAPGRTCMVACRLLDSDRPWQDASQIPSKGCGANMRVAPIGLVPGLSDEQRSGAAQLQSALTHGHPTALAASDLTARAVYLLAQGVEPTGLVGHLRSYAYENRSVYRETWLGDLWTRSQDPSARHFIERGWDECLAVLEKLDAVQRTADPELDPCTYTGDGWIAEEALATGLLCFLLFPEAPLTALRRAACTRGDSDSIACLAGAFAGAHLGAGAWPKEWEERIEYHSELVALGALWDA encoded by the coding sequence ATGACCACCAAGCAGGCCGCCACCGGCTCCCTGATCGGACTGGCGCTCGGAGACGCGCTCGGCTTCCCGACCGAGTTCAACGATGTGCCGTCGATCCTGGCGAAGTTCGGCCCGTGGCGGGAGATGGAACTGCCCGGCGAGAAGCAGGGCAAGGCGTACGTCACCGACGACACGCAGATGACCCTCGCCTTCGCCCGCGGCATCCGCACGGCAATGGACCGGGGCGTTCTCGCCCCGCTGCGGCTGGCCCGGCCGGTCCGCGAGGAGTTCGTCGACTGGTACCACTCCCCGGAGAACAACCGCGCCCCGGGACGGACCTGCATGGTCGCCTGCCGGCTGCTCGACAGCGACCGGCCCTGGCAGGACGCCAGCCAGATCCCCTCCAAGGGCTGCGGCGCGAACATGCGGGTCGCGCCCATCGGCCTCGTACCCGGTCTCAGCGACGAGCAGCGATCCGGCGCCGCCCAGCTGCAGTCGGCGCTCACCCACGGCCACCCGACCGCGCTGGCCGCCTCCGACCTGACGGCCCGCGCCGTGTACCTGCTGGCCCAGGGTGTCGAGCCGACGGGTCTGGTGGGCCACCTGCGCTCGTACGCCTACGAGAACCGCTCCGTCTACCGCGAGACCTGGCTCGGCGACCTGTGGACCCGCTCCCAGGACCCCTCGGCCCGGCACTTCATCGAGCGCGGCTGGGACGAGTGCCTGGCGGTCCTGGAGAAGCTGGACGCCGTCCAGCGCACGGCGGACCCCGAGCTCGACCCCTGCACGTACACGGGCGACGGCTGGATCGCCGAAGAGGCCCTGGCCACCGGCCTCCTCTGCTTCCTGCTCTTCCCGGAGGCCCCCCTCACGGCCCTCCGCCGCGCCGCCTGCACCCGCGGCGACTCGGACTCGATCGCCTGCCTCGCGGGCGCGTTCGCGGGCGCCCACCTGGGTGCCGGCGCATGGCCGAAGGAGTGGGAGGAGCGGATCGAGTACCACAGCGAACTGGTGGCGCTGGGCGCCCTCTGGGACGCCTGA
- the pnuC gene encoding nicotinamide riboside transporter PnuC, whose amino-acid sequence MNLANLLEPLQQPLFTVLDTPVSWTEVLGFGSGALCVWLVARQHIANWPIGIANNLFFILLFSQAGLYADAGLQIVFITLAVYGWWTWTHGGGPGSDALPVRRTSRTEWTWLLTAGVVGTVALTLLLDRATDSTVPFWDALTTALSLMATYGQCRKRLESWWLWIAADIVYVPLYAYKELYLTSLLYVGFMTLCVLGLRSWSRDLTQRRALPAEVAA is encoded by the coding sequence GTGAACCTCGCGAACCTGCTCGAACCCCTGCAGCAACCGCTCTTCACCGTCCTGGACACCCCGGTCAGCTGGACCGAAGTGCTCGGTTTCGGCAGCGGTGCGCTCTGCGTCTGGCTCGTCGCCCGCCAGCACATCGCCAATTGGCCCATCGGCATCGCCAACAACCTTTTCTTCATCCTGCTCTTCTCGCAGGCGGGGCTGTACGCCGACGCCGGCCTCCAGATCGTCTTCATCACCCTCGCCGTGTACGGCTGGTGGACCTGGACCCACGGGGGTGGACCAGGCTCCGACGCCCTCCCGGTGCGCCGCACCTCGCGCACCGAGTGGACATGGCTGCTCACGGCGGGGGTGGTGGGGACCGTGGCGCTCACCCTGCTGCTCGACCGCGCCACCGACTCGACCGTCCCCTTCTGGGACGCCCTGACGACCGCGCTCTCCCTGATGGCGACCTACGGCCAGTGCCGAAAGCGCCTGGAGTCCTGGTGGCTCTGGATCGCCGCGGACATCGTTTACGTGCCCCTGTACGCGTACAAGGAGCTCTACCTGACCTCCCTGCTGTACGTCGGCTTCATGACCCTCTGCGTCCTCGGCCTGCGCAGCTGGAGCCGTGACCTCACGCAGCGGCGCGCGCTTCCCGCGGAGGTGGCGGCATGA
- a CDS encoding YidB family protein, with amino-acid sequence MAGNDLGSLLGGLLGGGGTGQSAGGGNILGSLLGALMAGKGGTDGGNPPPASGRGDPHLASLGGLMDMLTRSGLVDQAQSWVGTGQNQPVSGPEIAQALPDETLQKVAQDAGVSPQEAADEIAKSLPQVVDKLTPSGSLPHSGESLEDLIRQQRF; translated from the coding sequence ATGGCGGGTAACGATCTCGGCAGTCTCCTCGGCGGCCTCCTCGGAGGAGGCGGCACCGGGCAGAGCGCCGGCGGCGGCAACATCCTCGGCTCCCTGCTCGGCGCCCTGATGGCCGGCAAGGGCGGCACCGACGGCGGCAACCCTCCCCCAGCCTCCGGCCGGGGGGACCCCCATCTCGCTTCGCTCGGCGGCCTGATGGACATGCTGACCAGGTCGGGCCTCGTCGACCAGGCCCAGTCCTGGGTCGGCACCGGCCAGAACCAGCCGGTCAGCGGTCCGGAGATCGCCCAGGCCCTGCCGGACGAAACCCTGCAGAAGGTCGCGCAGGACGCCGGTGTCAGCCCGCAGGAGGCCGCCGACGAGATCGCCAAGTCGCTGCCGCAGGTCGTGGACAAGCTGACTCCGAGCGGTTCGCTGCCGCACAGCGGTGAGTCGCTGGAGGACCTCATCCGACAGCAGAGGTTCTGA
- a CDS encoding AAA family ATPase: MKRYGHGLVLGKFYPPHAGHHHLVRTARDRCERLTVLVCASSVESVPLAERVAWMREIHPDALVVGAVDDIPVDLHDPDVWAAHMAVFRAAVPERVDAVFTSEPYGEELGRRFGAESVCVDPDRTLFPVSGTAVRKDPVGCWDYLEPPVRAALTRRVVVLGAESTGTTTMARALAEHYRNRGSVWARTRYVPEYGREFSELKLAELRAARPDAGWEDVTFHTEDFPLIALRQAELEEEAARAGSPVLFCDTDAFATTIWHERYMGTTSPAVGEIAAHGRQHLWLLTDHRGVDFEDDGLRDGEHLRPWMTARFLTQLAHTGRRTAVLSGPHEERLAAAVAAVDALLTEGWDLADPMPERR, from the coding sequence ATGAAGCGTTACGGACACGGCCTGGTCCTCGGCAAGTTCTATCCGCCGCACGCCGGGCACCACCATCTCGTCCGCACCGCCCGCGACCGCTGCGAGCGCCTCACCGTGCTCGTCTGCGCCTCCTCCGTCGAATCCGTACCGCTCGCCGAACGGGTCGCCTGGATGCGGGAGATCCACCCCGACGCCCTTGTCGTCGGCGCCGTCGACGACATCCCCGTCGACCTCCACGACCCCGATGTGTGGGCCGCCCACATGGCCGTCTTCCGGGCCGCGGTGCCCGAACGCGTCGACGCCGTCTTCACCTCGGAGCCGTACGGCGAGGAGCTCGGCCGCCGCTTCGGCGCCGAATCCGTGTGCGTCGACCCGGACCGTACGCTCTTCCCCGTCTCCGGCACCGCCGTCCGCAAGGACCCCGTCGGATGCTGGGACTATCTGGAACCGCCGGTACGGGCCGCGCTCACCCGGCGCGTCGTCGTCCTCGGCGCCGAGTCCACCGGCACCACCACCATGGCCCGCGCCCTGGCCGAGCACTACCGGAACCGCGGCAGCGTCTGGGCCCGCACCCGCTACGTACCGGAGTACGGGCGCGAGTTCAGCGAACTCAAGCTCGCCGAACTGCGCGCCGCGCGCCCCGACGCCGGCTGGGAGGACGTCACCTTCCACACCGAGGACTTCCCGCTGATCGCGCTGCGCCAGGCCGAACTGGAGGAGGAGGCCGCGCGCGCCGGATCGCCCGTGCTCTTCTGCGACACCGACGCCTTCGCCACCACCATCTGGCACGAGCGGTACATGGGCACCACCAGCCCCGCCGTCGGCGAGATCGCCGCCCACGGCCGACAGCACCTCTGGCTGCTCACCGACCACCGGGGCGTCGACTTCGAGGACGACGGACTGCGCGACGGGGAGCACCTGCGGCCCTGGATGACCGCCCGCTTCCTCACCCAGCTCGCCCACACGGGCCGCAGGACCGCCGTCCTCAGCGGACCGCACGAGGAGCGGCTCGCGGCGGCCGTCGCCGCCGTGGACGCGCTGCTCACCGAGGGCTGGGACCTCGCCGATCCCATGCCGGAGCGCCGATGA
- a CDS encoding NUDIX domain-containing protein, whose translation MNAHQAPEGYDRYSFEPFAVTADLAVFTLREDRLHVLLVERGHEPYAGSWALPGGFVLPRESAEVAARRELAEETGLSVDTVSGLHLEQLRTYSEPDRDPRMRVVSVAFAALVPDAPEPLGGGDAARAQWMPYGTQTTYGPLAFDHDRILADAHERVGAKLEYTCLATAFCPPEFTLGELRQVYETVWGVELDRPNFRRKVLATPGFVQAVEGPPRLTGGRGKPAALYRAGEATALHPPLLRPEGRSTP comes from the coding sequence ATGAACGCTCACCAGGCCCCCGAGGGCTACGACCGGTACTCCTTCGAGCCCTTCGCCGTCACGGCCGACCTCGCCGTCTTCACCCTCCGCGAGGACCGCCTGCACGTCCTGCTCGTCGAGCGGGGCCACGAGCCGTACGCCGGATCATGGGCGCTGCCCGGCGGATTCGTACTGCCCCGGGAGTCCGCCGAGGTCGCGGCCCGCCGCGAACTGGCCGAGGAGACCGGCCTGTCCGTGGACACCGTCTCCGGACTCCACCTCGAACAGCTGCGGACGTACAGCGAACCGGACCGCGACCCCAGGATGCGGGTCGTCTCGGTCGCCTTCGCCGCACTCGTCCCCGACGCCCCCGAGCCGCTCGGCGGAGGCGACGCGGCGCGGGCGCAGTGGATGCCGTACGGGACACAGACGACGTACGGGCCACTCGCCTTCGACCACGACCGGATCCTCGCCGACGCCCACGAACGGGTCGGCGCCAAGCTCGAGTACACCTGTCTCGCCACCGCCTTCTGCCCGCCCGAGTTCACCCTCGGCGAGCTGCGTCAGGTGTACGAGACGGTCTGGGGCGTCGAACTCGACCGCCCCAACTTCAGGCGCAAGGTCCTCGCCACGCCCGGCTTCGTCCAGGCCGTCGAAGGACCGCCGCGCCTCACCGGCGGACGGGGGAAACCGGCCGCTCTCTACCGTGCGGGCGAGGCCACGGCCCTGCACCCGCCGCTGCTGCGACCGGAAGGACGATCCACCCCATGA
- a CDS encoding prephenate dehydrogenase has translation MRTALVIGTGLIGTSAALALAGRGIAVHLRDHDPARARTAAALGAGTDDAPEGPVDLAIIAVPPAHVATTLAEAMRDGLARGYLDVASVKGGPKRELEELGLDLTAYIGTHPMSGKERSGPLAATADLFEGRPWVLTPGRDTDTEVLNLALELVALCRAVPVVMDADAHDRAVALVSHTPQLVSSMVAARLEEADETAVRLCGQGIRDVTRIAASDPRMWVEILSANPGPVADVLAGVAADLDETVRALRSLESSDEEKRREGTSGVEDVLRRGNAGRARVPGKHGAAPAQYETVSVLISDQPGELARIFADAGRAGVNVEDVRIEHATGQQAGLVQLMVTPSAAPVLGEALKERGWALRTS, from the coding sequence GTGAGAACCGCACTCGTCATCGGAACCGGCCTGATCGGCACCTCGGCGGCGCTCGCCCTCGCGGGGCGGGGCATCGCCGTCCACCTCCGCGACCACGACCCGGCCCGCGCCCGTACGGCCGCGGCGCTCGGCGCCGGCACGGACGACGCGCCCGAGGGCCCCGTGGACCTCGCGATCATCGCCGTACCCCCGGCCCATGTGGCGACCACGCTCGCCGAGGCGATGCGGGACGGTCTCGCGCGCGGCTACCTGGACGTGGCGAGCGTCAAGGGCGGCCCGAAGCGCGAGCTGGAGGAGCTGGGCCTCGACCTCACCGCGTACATCGGGACGCACCCGATGTCCGGGAAGGAGCGCTCGGGCCCGCTGGCGGCGACGGCGGACCTCTTCGAGGGACGCCCGTGGGTCCTCACGCCCGGCCGTGACACCGACACCGAGGTCCTCAACCTGGCTCTGGAACTGGTCGCGCTCTGCCGAGCCGTCCCGGTCGTCATGGACGCGGACGCCCACGACCGCGCGGTCGCGCTCGTCTCCCACACCCCACAGCTCGTGTCGTCGATGGTCGCCGCGCGCCTCGAGGAGGCCGACGAGACGGCGGTACGGCTGTGTGGGCAGGGCATCCGTGACGTCACCCGGATCGCGGCCTCGGACCCGCGCATGTGGGTCGAGATCCTGTCGGCGAACCCCGGGCCGGTCGCGGACGTCCTCGCGGGCGTCGCCGCCGACCTGGACGAGACGGTCCGGGCACTCCGCTCCCTCGAGTCCTCGGACGAGGAGAAGCGCCGGGAGGGCACGAGCGGCGTCGAGGACGTCCTGCGCCGCGGCAACGCGGGGCGCGCCCGGGTCCCGGGCAAGCACGGCGCGGCGCCCGCGCAGTACGAGACCGTCTCCGTCCTCATCAGCGACCAGCCCGGCGAGCTCGCCCGCATCTTCGCGGACGCGGGCCGGGCGGGCGTCAACGTCGAGGACGTCCGTATCGAGCACGCGACCGGCCAGCAGGCGGGTCTGGTCCAACTGATGGTGACCCCCTCGGCGGCGCCGGTCCTCGGCGAGGCGCTGAAGGAACGGGGCTGGGCGCTCAGGACGAGTTAG
- a CDS encoding DUF952 domain-containing protein, with product MLLHVVPLDEWSADPELPYAPPSLASEGFVHCSPDETAALTVADAHYRGVHGPLLVLVLDESRLSAEIRWEGSEDVLFPHVYGPIERAAVTAVLEVRRDTDGRARELTPWV from the coding sequence ATGTTGCTGCACGTCGTACCGCTGGACGAATGGTCCGCCGATCCCGAACTCCCCTACGCGCCGCCGTCGCTGGCCTCGGAAGGGTTCGTCCACTGCTCGCCGGACGAGACGGCCGCGCTGACCGTCGCCGACGCGCACTACCGGGGTGTGCACGGCCCGTTGCTCGTCCTCGTCCTGGACGAGTCCCGGCTGAGCGCGGAGATCCGCTGGGAGGGGTCGGAGGACGTGCTGTTCCCGCATGTGTACGGGCCGATCGAGCGGGCGGCCGTCACGGCCGTCCTGGAGGTGCGCCGGGACACGGACGGCCGTGCGAGGGAGCTGACGCCCTGGGTCTAG
- a CDS encoding lysophospholipid acyltransferase family protein, producing the protein MYGLWKPRVLGAWRVPASGPVILAVNHAHNIDGPMLMGTAPRPVHFLIKKEAFVGPLGPFLEGIGQLKVDRDSTDRNAIGNALAVLEHGGVLGIFPEGTRGDGDFASLRAGLAYFAVRSGAPIVPVAVLGSSDRPGRLVKALPPLRARVDVVFGDAFEAGDGSGRRTRKALDDATVRIQERLTAHLKNARRLTGR; encoded by the coding sequence ATGTACGGCCTGTGGAAGCCGCGCGTCCTCGGCGCGTGGCGGGTGCCGGCCTCCGGCCCCGTCATCCTCGCCGTCAACCACGCGCACAACATCGACGGCCCCATGCTCATGGGCACCGCCCCCCGGCCAGTGCACTTCCTGATCAAGAAGGAAGCGTTCGTGGGGCCCCTCGGGCCCTTCCTGGAGGGCATCGGGCAGCTCAAGGTGGACCGCGACAGCACGGACCGGAACGCCATAGGCAACGCCCTGGCCGTCCTGGAGCACGGAGGCGTCCTCGGGATCTTCCCCGAGGGCACCCGAGGCGATGGCGACTTCGCCTCCCTGCGCGCCGGCCTCGCCTACTTCGCCGTCCGCAGCGGCGCGCCGATCGTCCCGGTGGCCGTCCTGGGAAGCTCCGACCGCCCCGGACGGTTGGTCAAGGCACTGCCTCCGCTGCGCGCCCGTGTCGACGTCGTCTTCGGTGACGCCTTCGAGGCCGGTGACGGCAGCGGCCGGCGCACCCGCAAGGCGCTGGACGACGCCACCGTACGCATTCAGGAGCGGCTGACCGCCCACCTGAAAAACGCCAGGCGCCTCACCGGGCGCTGA
- a CDS encoding nucleotidyltransferase domain-containing protein encodes MTPTDLVRDHTIYSCVMGSRAFGLDTEESDTDRRGVFLAPTPLFWRFDKPPAHVEGPGEEQFSWELERFCELALRANPNVLECLHSPVVEHIDDTGRELVALREAFLSRQAHQTFVRYAGGQRRKLDADVRQHGEPRWKHAMHLLRLLMSCRDLLRTGELTIHVGDERERLLAVKRGEVPWPEVESWMALLTEEADKASTTSPLPATPDHARVQDFLIRARRASAPSAL; translated from the coding sequence ATGACTCCGACGGACCTGGTGCGCGACCACACGATCTACTCCTGCGTCATGGGGTCGCGCGCTTTCGGTCTGGACACCGAGGAGAGCGACACCGACCGCCGGGGCGTCTTCCTCGCCCCCACCCCGCTCTTCTGGCGCTTCGACAAGCCGCCGGCGCATGTCGAGGGGCCGGGCGAGGAGCAGTTCAGCTGGGAGCTGGAACGCTTCTGCGAGCTGGCCCTGCGCGCCAACCCCAACGTGCTGGAGTGCCTGCACTCCCCCGTGGTCGAGCACATCGACGACACCGGCCGCGAACTCGTCGCGCTGCGCGAGGCGTTCCTCTCCCGGCAGGCGCACCAGACGTTCGTCCGCTACGCGGGCGGTCAGCGCAGGAAGCTCGACGCGGACGTCCGCCAGCACGGGGAGCCGCGCTGGAAGCACGCCATGCATCTGCTGCGGCTGCTGATGAGCTGCCGCGATCTGCTGCGGACCGGCGAGTTGACGATCCACGTCGGCGACGAGCGCGAACGCCTCCTCGCGGTGAAGCGCGGAGAGGTTCCCTGGCCCGAGGTCGAGTCCTGGATGGCCCTCCTCACGGAGGAGGCCGACAAGGCCTCCACCACGAGCCCTCTCCCGGCGACTCCGGACCACGCGCGCGTCCAGGACTTCCTGATCCGCGCCCGTCGCGCCTCAGCACCGAGCGCGCTCTAG
- the cmk gene encoding (d)CMP kinase encodes MFPTVESVIVAIDGPSGTGKSSTSKAVAAKLGLSYLDTGAQYRAITWWMISNGVDVNDAEAVANASAKPVIVSGTDPARPTITVDGADAAGPIRTEEVTSKVSAVSAVPEVRALITELQRTIARNAEGGIVVEGRDIGTTVLPDADLKIFLTASPEARAARRSGELKGVDVAATQQALIKRDAADSSRKTSPLAKADDAVEVDTTDLTLDQVIECVVTLVEEKRTAAK; translated from the coding sequence GTGTTCCCCACCGTGGAATCCGTGATCGTCGCCATCGACGGGCCCTCCGGCACGGGCAAGTCGAGCACCTCGAAGGCGGTTGCCGCCAAGCTGGGGCTGAGCTACCTGGACACCGGCGCGCAGTACCGGGCGATCACCTGGTGGATGATCAGCAACGGCGTCGACGTGAACGACGCAGAGGCCGTCGCCAACGCCTCCGCCAAGCCCGTCATCGTCTCCGGCACCGACCCGGCCCGCCCGACGATCACCGTCGACGGGGCCGACGCCGCCGGGCCCATCCGTACCGAAGAGGTCACCTCCAAGGTCAGCGCCGTCAGCGCCGTCCCCGAGGTGCGGGCCCTGATCACCGAGCTCCAGCGGACCATCGCCAGGAACGCCGAGGGCGGCATCGTGGTCGAAGGCCGTGACATCGGCACCACGGTCCTGCCGGACGCCGACCTCAAGATCTTCCTCACCGCGTCCCCCGAGGCCCGGGCGGCCCGCCGCTCCGGCGAGCTCAAGGGCGTCGACGTGGCCGCCACCCAGCAGGCCCTGATCAAGCGGGACGCGGCGGACTCCAGCCGTAAGACCTCCCCGCTCGCCAAGGCCGACGACGCCGTCGAGGTCGACACCACCGACCTCACCCTGGACCAGGTCATCGAGTGCGTCGTGACCCTGGTGGAGGAGAAGAGGACGGCCGCGAAGTGA
- the scpB gene encoding SMC-Scp complex subunit ScpB: MSDLKPALEAVLMVVDEPATEAHLAKVLERSPREVGDALRELADEYTAQGRGFELRLVAGGWRFYTRAEFAPAVEAFVLDGQQARLTQAALETLAVVAYRQPVSRSRVSAVRGVNCDGVMRTLLQRGLVEEAGAEPETGAILYRTTNYFLERMGLRGLDELPELAPFLPEADAIEAETLEGVPSFDPDAPDREDDDDKTEV; encoded by the coding sequence ATGAGCGACCTCAAGCCCGCCCTCGAAGCCGTCCTCATGGTCGTCGACGAGCCGGCCACCGAGGCCCACCTCGCCAAGGTCCTGGAGCGGAGCCCGCGCGAGGTCGGCGACGCCCTGCGCGAGCTGGCCGACGAGTACACCGCCCAGGGGCGCGGCTTCGAGCTGCGCCTCGTCGCCGGCGGCTGGCGTTTCTACACCCGCGCGGAGTTCGCTCCGGCCGTCGAGGCATTCGTCCTCGACGGGCAGCAGGCCCGTCTCACCCAGGCGGCCCTGGAGACCCTCGCCGTCGTTGCGTACCGCCAGCCGGTCAGCCGATCCCGGGTCTCCGCGGTCCGCGGAGTGAACTGCGACGGCGTCATGCGCACCCTCCTCCAGCGCGGTCTCGTGGAGGAGGCGGGCGCGGAACCCGAAACAGGTGCGATCCTGTACAGGACGACGAACTACTTCCTGGAGCGAATGGGCCTGCGCGGCCTGGACGAGCTCCCGGAGCTCGCGCCCTTCCTCCCCGAGGCGGACGCGATCGAGGCGGAGACGCTGGAAGGGGTCCCGTCGTTCGATCCGGATGCACCGGATCGTGAGGACGACGACGACAAGACGGAAGTTTGA